A region from the Kineothrix sp. IPX-CK genome encodes:
- a CDS encoding B12-binding domain-containing radical SAM protein yields the protein MKFLLTALNAKYIHSNPALYSLRAYAGQEYASHIAIAEYTINHRVESILSDIYKHRPEVIAFSCYIWNFRMIREIITELHKIMPTLPIWLGGPEVSFDAEKLLKEYPMITGVMIGEGEKTFLSLLQYYLRTLGKESPDKVTPEHSSDVLTQPFLCEIPGIAFRAGENITTTEAQELTDISTLPFLYENLEPFQNRIIYYETSRGCPYRCSYCLSSIDKKVRLRDARIVKKELQFFLDNRVTQVKFVDRTFNCSHRHAMEIWRYIHEHDNGVTNFHFEIAADIVSEEQLEILSEMRPGLVQLEIGVQSTNPATLKEINRFMDMEKLKYIVKRIHNTNNIHVHLDLIAGLPYEDYRSFGKSFDEVYAMRPQQLQLGFLKVLKGSPMYEKAGSYGINYTSEPPYEVLYSKWMPYDKLCDLKRVEEMVELYYNSNQFTHTLPVLERAFEGAFAMYERLAEYYEESGYFLNSPSRVYRYEALLQFACLYDREKEALYKELLTYDIYLRENMKSRPGFSKDMTAYKEQLQDFYKHEEKLRELLPLYTEYQPRQVAKMTHIEAFSYAVWEESVDKRMSKSKAPVAVLFDYRQRSPLTNEARILLVPMEEG from the coding sequence GTGAAATTCTTACTAACCGCTCTAAATGCAAAATACATTCACTCAAACCCTGCCCTATACAGCCTCCGCGCCTACGCAGGACAAGAGTATGCTTCTCACATTGCAATTGCCGAATATACCATCAATCACAGAGTAGAAAGTATATTGTCCGACATTTATAAGCATCGCCCTGAAGTCATTGCCTTTTCCTGCTATATTTGGAATTTCCGAATGATACGTGAAATTATCACAGAGCTTCATAAGATTATGCCGACCCTCCCCATATGGCTGGGCGGCCCTGAGGTTTCCTTCGATGCAGAAAAGCTGTTGAAGGAATATCCTATGATTACCGGAGTGATGATAGGCGAAGGTGAGAAGACCTTTCTCAGCCTGCTGCAATATTACTTACGGACCCTGGGGAAAGAGTCTCCGGATAAAGTGACCCCGGAGCATTCATCCGATGTTTTAACGCAACCATTTTTGTGCGAAATCCCGGGTATTGCATTCCGCGCCGGAGAGAATATTACAACGACCGAAGCGCAGGAACTGACCGACATCAGTACTCTCCCCTTTTTGTATGAGAATCTCGAGCCCTTTCAAAATAGAATCATATACTATGAAACCAGCAGAGGCTGTCCCTATCGCTGCAGCTATTGTCTATCTTCCATCGATAAGAAGGTGCGCCTGAGAGATGCCCGGATCGTAAAAAAGGAGCTTCAATTTTTCTTAGATAATCGCGTGACCCAGGTGAAATTCGTGGATAGAACTTTCAACTGCAGCCACCGGCACGCCATGGAGATATGGAGATACATTCATGAGCACGACAACGGAGTAACGAACTTCCACTTCGAGATTGCTGCGGATATAGTAAGCGAAGAACAGCTGGAAATCTTATCCGAGATGCGTCCCGGACTGGTGCAGCTCGAAATAGGGGTACAATCCACCAACCCTGCGACCCTGAAGGAAATCAACCGTTTCATGGATATGGAAAAATTAAAGTATATAGTGAAACGGATCCATAACACAAATAACATACACGTACATCTGGATCTGATAGCGGGCCTTCCTTATGAGGATTATCGTAGCTTCGGCAAATCCTTCGATGAGGTGTACGCGATGAGACCTCAGCAGCTCCAGCTTGGCTTCTTAAAAGTATTGAAAGGCTCACCGATGTATGAAAAAGCTGGAAGCTATGGAATAAATTACACCAGCGAACCTCCTTATGAAGTGTTATACTCCAAGTGGATGCCCTATGATAAGCTATGCGATTTGAAGCGGGTAGAAGAAATGGTAGAGCTGTATTATAACAGCAATCAGTTCACCCATACGCTGCCGGTGCTGGAAAGGGCTTTTGAGGGTGCTTTCGCTATGTACGAAAGGCTTGCAGAATATTATGAAGAAAGCGGATATTTCCTGAACAGCCCGTCGAGGGTGTACCGGTATGAAGCGCTGCTTCAATTTGCCTGCCTCTACGATAGAGAGAAAGAAGCGCTTTATAAAGAGCTTTTGACCTATGATATATACTTGAGAGAGAATATGAAGAGCAGACCCGGCTTTTCCAAGGATATGACGGCCTATAAAGAACAGCTTCAGGATTTTTATAAACATGAAGAAAAGTTGAGGGAGCTGCTTCCATTGTATACGGAGTATCAGCCCAGACAAGTAGCTAAGATGACTCATATAGAGGCGTTTTCCTATGCGGTGTGGGAGGAGAGTGTGGATAAACGTATGAGTAAATCCAAGGCGCCCGTAGCGGTGCTGTTCGATTACAGACAAAGGAGTCCGCTTACGAACGAGGCAAGAATACTGCTCGTTCCTATGGAGGAAGGATAA
- a CDS encoding Lrp/AsnC family transcriptional regulator: protein MREQILSIIEKNSRIDVKELAVILGAEEIDVVNELAAMEKEGIICGYHTMIDWEKTSIEKVTALIEVRVTPQRGQGFDNIAERIYKYPEVNSVYLISGGFDLLVTLEGKSLKEVSAFVSDKLSALDTVLSTATHFILKKYKDHGTILAKKYEDEREKITP from the coding sequence ATGAGAGAGCAAATTTTATCGATAATAGAAAAGAACAGCCGTATAGATGTGAAAGAGCTGGCGGTCATACTGGGAGCGGAAGAAATCGATGTGGTAAATGAGCTGGCGGCTATGGAGAAGGAAGGTATTATATGCGGCTATCATACGATGATTGATTGGGAAAAGACATCTATCGAAAAGGTGACAGCTCTCATAGAGGTTCGTGTTACCCCTCAGAGAGGGCAGGGCTTTGATAATATTGCGGAGAGGATTTACAAATATCCCGAGGTGAATTCCGTATATTTGATTTCAGGAGGCTTCGATCTGCTCGTCACTCTGGAAGGAAAGTCTTTGAAGGAGGTGTCTGCTTTCGTATCCGACAAGCTTTCGGCCCTGGATACTGTCCTTAGCACGGCAACCCACTTTATACTTAAGAAGTATAAGGACCATGGCACGATTCTGGCGAAAAAATATGAAGATGAAAGGGAGAAGATCACGCCATGA
- a CDS encoding SIMPL domain-containing protein: MKRNRIIAAAFFAAGTLGLTACGDTSDSTAAAPVHAAAEVAGATNAAATTSATAPTTPAVSVAAFGSSENTITVNSNEKVTVVPDIAQVVYAVQTQAKDAAECQNKNAEDVNKVIEQLKDLGVAESSIQTSDYYMYPTYNYNGNTQKITGYQATATLTVSDLPIDDLGDILSQSVDTGINNIQSITYQSSSYDSAYQEALKLAVGSAKTKASALAEAGECTLGGVANIVENSNYGEARYTDNALASKMNASIAKEEMLTDTGANIMPGEMDVEVNITVEYFIQ; the protein is encoded by the coding sequence ATGAAAAGAAATAGGATTATTGCTGCAGCATTCTTTGCTGCCGGCACTTTAGGATTGACAGCTTGCGGAGATACTTCCGATTCCACCGCAGCGGCTCCCGTTCATGCTGCGGCAGAGGTTGCGGGGGCGACTAACGCCGCCGCTACAACTTCCGCTACTGCTCCCACTACTCCTGCGGTCAGTGTTGCCGCCTTCGGCTCATCGGAAAATACCATTACAGTTAACAGCAATGAAAAGGTAACTGTCGTTCCGGATATTGCCCAGGTCGTATACGCTGTTCAGACGCAGGCCAAGGATGCTGCCGAATGTCAGAACAAAAATGCGGAGGATGTGAATAAGGTAATAGAACAGCTGAAGGATCTGGGCGTTGCCGAATCTTCCATTCAAACCTCGGACTACTACATGTATCCGACCTACAATTACAACGGCAATACGCAGAAGATCACCGGCTATCAGGCCACGGCCACTTTGACGGTATCAGATTTACCAATCGATGATCTCGGTGACATCCTGTCCCAGTCCGTAGACACGGGAATCAACAACATACAGTCAATCACCTACCAGTCAAGCAGCTACGATTCCGCCTATCAGGAGGCCTTGAAGCTTGCTGTAGGCTCTGCAAAGACAAAAGCCTCGGCCCTTGCCGAAGCCGGAGAATGTACTCTCGGCGGCGTTGCGAACATAGTAGAGAACAGCAATTACGGTGAAGCGCGCTACACAGATAACGCCCTCGCTTCCAAAATGAATGCTTCCATCGCTAAGGAAGAAATGCTTACCGACACCGGCGCAAATATCATGCCCGGCGAAATGGACGTGGAAGTAAATATAACTGTGGAATACTTTATTCAGTAG
- the nth gene encoding endonuclease III — protein sequence MTKKTKEIIDLLDERYGTEYRCFLNHENAWQLLIATILSAQCTDARVNVVTRDLFRKYPGVEAFAKAELSELEKDIHSTGFYRNKAKNIIACCKELMARFDGEVPRSLEDLTSLAGVGRKTANVIRGNIYNEPSIVVDTHVKRISKKLGLTKEEDPLKVELDLMKALPKEHWILWNIQIITLGREICKAPTPKCEECFLQEQCDDYRKRNKDRKKKNDK from the coding sequence ATGACGAAAAAGACAAAGGAGATCATAGATCTGCTGGACGAAAGATACGGTACGGAATACCGGTGCTTCCTGAATCATGAAAATGCGTGGCAGCTTCTGATCGCAACGATTTTAAGCGCTCAGTGCACGGATGCCAGAGTGAATGTGGTAACCCGGGATTTATTCCGCAAATACCCCGGTGTGGAAGCTTTTGCGAAGGCGGAGCTTTCTGAGCTGGAAAAAGATATTCATTCCACCGGATTCTACCGCAATAAGGCCAAGAATATTATTGCCTGCTGCAAGGAGCTGATGGCAAGGTTTGACGGAGAAGTACCCCGCTCGCTGGAGGATCTCACTTCTCTTGCGGGAGTAGGGAGAAAGACGGCGAACGTTATCAGAGGAAATATTTACAACGAGCCGAGCATCGTGGTTGATACCCATGTAAAGCGGATTTCCAAAAAGCTGGGACTGACAAAGGAAGAGGATCCGTTAAAGGTAGAACTGGATTTGATGAAGGCTCTGCCAAAAGAGCATTGGATTCTCTGGAACATTCAGATTATTACCTTGGGACGGGAAATATGCAAGGCGCCCACACCAAAATGTGAGGAGTGTTTTTTGCAGGAGCAATGTGACGATTACCGGAAACGGAATAAGGATAGGAAAAAGAAGAATGATAAATGA
- a CDS encoding aminotransferase class I/II-fold pyridoxal phosphate-dependent enzyme, with product MRNPLADKVVNIKPSGIRKFFDVVSEMEDAISLGVGEPDFDTPWHIRDEGIYSLEKGRTFYTSNAGLKDLKIEICNYLKRSQGIDYHYNNEVIVTVGGSEAIDIALRAMIDGGDEVLIPQPSYVSYEPCAILANAVPVIIELKAENEFRLMPEALLEAITEKTKVLILPFPNNPTGAIMEREDLEKIARIVIEKDLFVISDEIYAELTYKEKHISIASLPGMKERTILINGFSKAYAMTGWRLGYACGPKEIMEQMIKIHQFAIMCAPTTSQYAAVEALKNGDADVAQMREAYNQRRRYLLYSFKEMGLECFEPFGAFYVFPSIREFGMTCEEFANRFLQEEKVAVVPGTAFGDCGEGFVRISYAYSLENLKVAIGRLKDFVDKLRKEQGSY from the coding sequence ATGAGAAATCCACTAGCTGACAAGGTCGTTAACATCAAGCCCTCCGGCATCCGGAAGTTTTTTGATGTGGTGAGTGAGATGGAGGACGCGATTTCCCTCGGTGTAGGTGAGCCCGATTTCGATACTCCCTGGCATATTCGGGACGAAGGCATTTATTCTCTCGAAAAAGGCCGGACCTTCTACACCTCCAATGCAGGGCTGAAAGATTTAAAAATAGAAATATGCAATTATTTAAAACGGAGTCAGGGCATCGATTACCATTATAATAATGAGGTGATCGTTACGGTAGGCGGTTCCGAGGCAATTGATATCGCGCTTCGTGCTATGATAGACGGGGGCGATGAAGTGTTGATTCCCCAGCCCAGCTATGTATCCTACGAGCCGTGTGCAATATTGGCAAATGCGGTTCCGGTCATTATTGAGCTGAAAGCTGAAAATGAATTCCGGCTTATGCCGGAGGCGCTTCTGGAGGCCATTACGGAAAAAACGAAGGTACTGATTCTGCCTTTTCCTAACAATCCTACGGGAGCGATTATGGAAAGGGAGGATTTGGAAAAAATTGCCAGAATCGTGATAGAGAAGGATCTTTTCGTTATTTCTGATGAAATCTATGCAGAGCTAACATATAAGGAAAAACATATATCCATTGCATCTCTTCCGGGGATGAAGGAAAGGACCATTCTGATCAACGGTTTTTCCAAAGCATATGCCATGACGGGATGGAGGCTTGGCTATGCATGCGGGCCAAAGGAAATTATGGAGCAGATGATCAAGATCCATCAGTTTGCCATTATGTGCGCCCCTACAACCAGTCAGTATGCTGCCGTGGAAGCGCTTAAGAATGGAGATGCGGATGTGGCTCAGATGAGAGAGGCGTACAATCAGAGAAGGCGTTATCTGTTATATAGCTTTAAGGAAATGGGTCTGGAATGCTTCGAACCCTTCGGTGCATTTTATGTATTTCCCAGCATCAGGGAATTTGGGATGACATGCGAGGAATTCGCCAACCGTTTTCTTCAGGAGGAAAAGGTGGCGGTAGTGCCGGGCACGGCTTTTGGTGACTGCGGAGAAGGCTTTGTACGTATTTCATATGCATATTCACTGGAGAATCTGAAGGTTGCGATTGGAAGACTGAAGGATTTTGTGGATAAGCTGCGTAAGGAACAAGGAAGCTACTGA
- a CDS encoding AIR synthase-related protein, which translates to MKAGKITENVYKRSVLKQIKTKKEEVLIGAGIGEDCAIFSFGEEELTAVSSSPMVGYGPEGEKSALYSCVNRLAASGAEPAAVMISGFYPETAEESDIKNMMLRMEEECAKLDVQITGSSIEVTGAVVRPVLSVSGVGKAKKADISSVRNVKSGQDVVVSKWIGLEGTAMIARRMEEQLLTRYPVRLIENAKGFDRFLSIVPEAAAAVKSGVRAMHGVTEGGIFGALWEMSEGAGVGLEIDLKKLPVKQETIEVCEFFEINPYELLSGGCLLMAADNGYDLVRTLEQEGVPAAVVGKTTDNNDRVVINGDEKRFLEPSRSDELFRVL; encoded by the coding sequence ATGAAAGCAGGAAAGATAACGGAGAACGTCTATAAGCGTTCGGTCCTGAAACAGATAAAGACGAAAAAGGAAGAAGTATTGATTGGCGCAGGAATAGGGGAAGACTGCGCCATTTTTTCTTTTGGTGAGGAGGAGCTTACTGCGGTTTCCTCCTCACCTATGGTAGGTTATGGTCCTGAGGGTGAAAAGTCTGCGCTATATTCCTGCGTGAACCGGCTTGCGGCATCGGGAGCGGAGCCGGCAGCGGTAATGATATCCGGTTTTTACCCGGAAACCGCAGAAGAGTCCGATATTAAAAACATGATGCTTCGGATGGAAGAGGAATGTGCGAAGCTGGACGTGCAGATTACTGGAAGCTCAATAGAAGTAACAGGTGCGGTAGTAAGGCCTGTTCTTAGTGTGTCCGGTGTCGGTAAAGCAAAAAAGGCTGATATCAGCTCTGTAAGGAATGTAAAATCCGGGCAGGATGTAGTCGTGAGCAAGTGGATAGGCCTGGAAGGAACCGCGATGATAGCAAGGAGAATGGAAGAACAGCTTCTTACGAGGTATCCGGTTCGCTTGATAGAGAATGCAAAAGGATTCGACAGATTTCTGTCGATTGTTCCGGAGGCGGCGGCAGCCGTTAAGTCTGGCGTTCGTGCGATGCACGGCGTTACGGAGGGCGGGATATTCGGCGCTCTTTGGGAAATGTCGGAAGGAGCAGGCGTTGGACTGGAAATCGACTTGAAAAAGCTGCCGGTAAAGCAGGAAACTATCGAGGTCTGTGAGTTTTTTGAGATCAATCCTTATGAACTTTTATCGGGAGGATGTCTCTTGATGGCGGCGGATAACGGCTATGATTTGGTAAGAACACTGGAACAGGAGGGAGTCCCTGCGGCAGTAGTGGGAAAGACTACGGACAATAATGACAGAGTCGTCATAAATGGGGATGAGAAAAGGTTCTTGGAGCCATCCAGGTCGGATGAGCTGTTCCGGGTACTTTAA
- the galT gene encoding UDP-glucose--hexose-1-phosphate uridylyltransferase, with amino-acid sequence MILQDIKKLVLYGLHTGLIEEEDKIYTINKLIELFGLDSPEEYGSSAEAAEEDLESILKDMTDYAYETGILSEDGIVYRDLFDTKIMGMLVPRPSEVIRRFKELYAISPKKATDFYYQFSQDTDYIRRYRIKKDQKWLASTKYGDLDITINLSKPEKDPKAIAAAGNARPSGYPKCLLCRENEGYAGHVNHPARQNHRVMPVEINGSRWGLQYSPYVYYNEHCIVFNSVHEPMKIDHATFCKLFDFVKQFPHYFVGSNADLPIVGGSILSHDHFQGGHYEFAMAKAPVERTFQVHGFEDVEAGIVNWPMSVIRISSKDSERLISLADIILDKWRGYTDEKAFIYAYTEEEPHNTITPIARKRGDKFELDLVLRNNITTKEHPLGVYHPHAKLHHIKKENIGLIEVMGLAVLPARLKDEMDALAKAILAEEDIHIDEVLGKHADWVEEFLPKYEAASRDTKEKLMKIFQKEIGDIFMQVLEDAGVYKRTPEGRLAFDRFISTL; translated from the coding sequence ATGATACTGCAAGATATTAAGAAATTGGTTCTGTATGGCCTTCATACGGGACTGATTGAAGAAGAAGACAAAATATATACCATCAATAAATTGATTGAGCTTTTTGGACTAGACAGCCCGGAGGAATACGGCAGCAGTGCAGAAGCAGCAGAAGAGGATTTAGAAAGTATACTTAAGGACATGACGGACTACGCCTATGAAACCGGCATTTTGTCTGAGGATGGCATCGTATACAGAGATCTGTTCGATACGAAGATTATGGGAATGCTCGTACCCCGTCCCAGCGAAGTGATTCGCAGATTCAAGGAATTATATGCGATAAGTCCCAAAAAGGCGACAGATTTTTATTACCAATTCAGTCAGGATACGGATTATATCAGAAGATATCGTATTAAGAAGGATCAGAAATGGCTTGCATCCACAAAGTATGGGGATTTGGATATTACTATCAACCTCTCCAAGCCTGAGAAAGACCCTAAGGCTATAGCGGCAGCCGGAAATGCCAGACCCAGCGGTTATCCGAAGTGCCTGCTTTGCAGGGAGAACGAGGGCTATGCAGGACACGTAAACCATCCGGCAAGGCAGAACCACAGAGTGATGCCTGTAGAGATCAATGGCTCTCGGTGGGGCCTGCAATATTCCCCTTACGTATATTATAACGAGCATTGTATCGTATTCAACTCGGTCCATGAGCCGATGAAGATTGATCATGCCACTTTTTGCAAGCTCTTTGATTTTGTAAAGCAGTTCCCGCACTATTTTGTAGGTTCCAATGCCGACCTGCCTATTGTAGGAGGCTCCATTTTAAGCCATGATCATTTTCAGGGAGGCCATTATGAATTCGCCATGGCGAAGGCTCCCGTAGAGAGAACTTTTCAAGTGCATGGCTTTGAAGATGTGGAAGCGGGCATAGTGAACTGGCCCATGTCCGTAATCCGTATATCTTCTAAGGACAGCGAACGCCTTATCTCACTTGCGGACATAATACTGGATAAATGGCGCGGCTACACCGACGAGAAGGCTTTTATCTATGCGTATACCGAGGAAGAACCGCATAATACTATTACCCCTATCGCAAGGAAGCGCGGGGATAAATTTGAGCTGGATCTGGTGCTGCGAAACAATATTACAACAAAAGAACATCCCCTGGGTGTATATCACCCCCACGCCAAGCTCCATCATATTAAAAAAGAGAACATCGGCCTGATCGAAGTAATGGGACTTGCCGTCCTCCCGGCCAGACTAAAGGATGAAATGGATGCCTTGGCAAAGGCCATTTTAGCAGAAGAAGATATTCATATAGATGAAGTGCTCGGAAAGCATGCGGATTGGGTAGAAGAATTTCTTCCGAAATATGAAGCTGCGAGCCGTGACACGAAAGAGAAATTAATGAAAATATTTCAAAAGGAAATCGGAGACATATTTATGCAGGTACTTGAGGACGCCGGAGTTTATAAGAGAACGCCGGAAGGCCGGCTTGCATTTGACAGATTTATCAGTACATTATAG
- the trmL gene encoding tRNA (uridine(34)/cytosine(34)/5-carboxymethylaminomethyluridine(34)-2'-O)-methyltransferase TrmL, with the protein MNIVLHQPEIPANTGNIGRTCVAAGATLHLIEPLGFKLNEKEIRRAGMDYWEHLDVRRYMNFEEFIEKNPGARIWMATTKAKNVYTDVQFEENDYIMFGKESAGIPEEILVDYEETCIRIPMLDKIRSLNLANSVAVVLYEALRQNDFESMKLTGELHKLHWKESNTP; encoded by the coding sequence ATGAATATTGTATTGCATCAGCCGGAGATTCCGGCGAATACGGGGAATATAGGACGTACCTGTGTGGCGGCGGGAGCTACGCTGCATTTGATAGAGCCGTTAGGCTTTAAATTGAATGAAAAGGAAATCAGGAGGGCGGGCATGGATTACTGGGAACATCTGGATGTGAGAAGATATATGAACTTTGAGGAATTCATAGAAAAGAATCCGGGAGCCAGAATATGGATGGCGACGACCAAAGCGAAGAATGTATACACGGACGTTCAATTTGAAGAGAATGATTATATTATGTTCGGAAAAGAAAGCGCGGGCATACCGGAGGAAATTCTGGTGGATTATGAGGAAACCTGCATCCGCATTCCGATGCTCGATAAGATCCGCTCTCTGAATCTGGCGAATTCCGTAGCCGTCGTACTCTATGAAGCGCTTAGGCAGAATGATTTTGAAAGCATGAAGCTGACGGGAGAGCTTCACAAGCTGCACTGGAAAGAGTCAAATACCCCGTAG
- a CDS encoding VanW family protein, with amino-acid sequence MSRWRRKLTIAAAFFVFAFMQMGYPVQAKAGNTIENGIYVGQIDVSGKTAAEAEQMVEEYINNLKETPVTLQAVNNNEVTATVGELGLTWTNPEVVEDAVAFGKKGNVVQRYKALQDLLHENKVFELKYDLDKELIRGLLEGQCEQYNVEAQDAVLTKTDSGFSVIPGQTGYVVDEETSLQQIYDYFLNDWTFEPANIALAVIVDEPRGNAEELAKVKDVLGTFSTSFSTSGRDRSENVTNGCNLISGTTVYPGDEFSTYNEVSPFTEANGYYMAGSYLNGQVVDSLGGGICQVSTTLYNAVLRSELEVTERHNHSMIVSYVDPSADAAIAESAGKDFRFINNTEYPIYIEGKTENKVITFTIYGVETRSPERKVSYESEVLSVTNPDTEVIYTDPAIPLGQVITQSAHIGYKAKLWKVVTENGVEVSREEVNSSSYKMVPRTATVGLSTNDVNAYNQMLAAVATNSIDHVKNVAASLAQFATPDVAPLDQQQIEAAEQPAEQPAEQPAEQPAE; translated from the coding sequence ATGAGTAGATGGAGAAGGAAGCTGACCATCGCAGCAGCTTTTTTCGTATTTGCATTTATGCAGATGGGATATCCGGTGCAGGCGAAGGCCGGAAATACTATTGAAAACGGCATTTATGTTGGCCAGATAGATGTTTCCGGAAAGACAGCAGCGGAAGCTGAGCAGATGGTTGAAGAATATATAAATAATTTGAAGGAGACTCCGGTCACGCTTCAGGCGGTGAATAACAATGAGGTAACGGCAACTGTCGGCGAGCTGGGGCTTACATGGACGAACCCTGAAGTTGTGGAGGATGCTGTTGCTTTCGGCAAAAAGGGAAATGTGGTGCAGCGTTATAAGGCGTTACAGGATTTGCTGCATGAAAATAAAGTGTTCGAGTTAAAGTACGATTTGGATAAAGAGCTGATCCGCGGCCTTCTTGAGGGGCAGTGTGAACAGTATAACGTGGAGGCTCAGGACGCCGTTCTTACCAAGACGGACAGCGGATTTTCTGTAATACCGGGTCAGACCGGATATGTGGTGGATGAGGAAACGTCCTTACAGCAAATATACGATTACTTTTTAAACGATTGGACTTTTGAGCCGGCAAATATAGCGCTGGCAGTTATTGTAGATGAGCCCAGGGGAAATGCGGAGGAGCTTGCCAAGGTGAAGGATGTGCTTGGAACTTTCAGCACCAGTTTTTCCACCTCAGGCCGTGACAGAAGCGAAAATGTTACGAACGGCTGCAATCTGATATCGGGAACAACAGTGTACCCGGGAGATGAATTTTCCACGTATAATGAGGTTTCTCCGTTTACGGAAGCAAACGGTTACTATATGGCAGGCTCTTATTTGAACGGGCAGGTAGTGGATAGCCTGGGCGGAGGTATCTGTCAGGTGTCTACCACCTTATATAACGCAGTGCTGCGCTCGGAGCTTGAGGTGACAGAGCGCCATAATCATTCTATGATAGTCAGCTATGTAGATCCTTCGGCAGATGCCGCGATTGCGGAATCAGCGGGAAAAGATTTCCGCTTTATCAACAATACAGAGTATCCTATTTATATAGAAGGGAAAACCGAGAATAAAGTCATTACATTTACGATATATGGTGTCGAAACTCGTTCGCCGGAACGCAAGGTTTCTTATGAGAGTGAGGTGCTGTCCGTAACCAATCCTGATACGGAAGTAATTTATACGGACCCTGCAATACCGCTCGGCCAGGTGATTACGCAGTCTGCGCATATCGGCTACAAGGCAAAGCTCTGGAAGGTAGTGACAGAAAACGGTGTGGAAGTGAGCCGTGAAGAGGTGAACAGCAGCAGCTATAAGATGGTGCCTCGTACAGCTACCGTAGGCTTGTCCACCAACGATGTGAATGCATATAATCAGATGTTGGCGGCAGTTGCCACAAATAGCATAGATCATGTGAAAAATGTGGCGGCTTCTTTGGCTCAGTTCGCTACGCCCGACGTGGCTCCGTTAGATCAGCAGCAGATTGAAGCAGCAGAACAGCCGGCAGAGCAACCGGCAGAACAGCCAGCTGAACAACCGGCAGAGTAG
- a CDS encoding 3'-5' exonuclease, which translates to MINDYVSLDLETTGLNTKQDRIIEIGAVRVRGGKVTDTFQSFVSPGRSLSETVCALTGITEQMLENAPEIESVLPELLEFIGGDILLGHRIIFDYSFLKRAAVNQKMTFEKEGIDTLKLARKFLPDLESRKLESLCRYYRIEHKAHRALGDAQAASDLFLKLSDLFYNERDFKPQKLIYQAKRETPITKPQKERLYKLLDKHKINIDYDVDKLTRNEASRITDKILAKYGR; encoded by the coding sequence ATGATAAATGATTATGTGTCTCTGGACCTGGAGACTACAGGCTTGAATACGAAGCAGGACAGAATCATAGAAATCGGGGCGGTAAGGGTAAGGGGAGGAAAGGTGACGGACACTTTCCAAAGCTTTGTGAGTCCCGGAAGGTCTTTAAGCGAAACCGTATGCGCTCTTACAGGTATTACGGAGCAGATGCTGGAGAATGCTCCGGAAATAGAAAGCGTTCTTCCTGAACTTTTGGAATTCATAGGCGGGGATATTTTGTTGGGACATCGCATTATATTCGATTATTCCTTCTTAAAGAGGGCGGCGGTGAATCAGAAAATGACGTTTGAAAAGGAAGGGATCGATACGCTGAAGCTGGCGAGAAAGTTTCTGCCGGATTTGGAAAGCAGGAAGCTGGAAAGCTTATGCAGATATTACAGGATAGAGCATAAAGCCCATAGGGCATTGGGAGATGCGCAGGCGGCCTCCGATCTGTTCCTTAAATTATCCGATCTTTTTTATAATGAGAGGGATTTCAAACCGCAGAAGCTGATTTATCAGGCAAAAAGAGAGACTCCGATTACGAAGCCTCAAAAAGAAAGGTTATATAAATTGCTGGACAAGCATAAAATAAATATTGATTATGATGTGGACAAGCTTACAAGAAATGAGGCGAGCAGGATTACCGATAAGATTCTCGCAAAATACGGACGATAG